One window from the genome of Candidatus Effluviviaceae Genus V sp. encodes:
- a CDS encoding AAA family ATPase, with product MTEGALYTGFYGLTERPFELSPDLRYLYLSEKHRDALAHLTYGVEERRGFVQLTGEVGTGKTTMLDALVQGLDATTKVAWLTNTTIGRTDLLRALAWELGIEDVGKTKMEIMRQISAQLVRWTADGRNAVFVVDEGQNLSNALLEEIRLLSNLRAMGRASLQIVLAGQPELREALERRELRQLRQRISIRYHLEPLSREETGRYIRHRLDVAGVGKREIFERSAIDAVHEYSGGVPRLVNVICDNALLSGYADELTWIGRRTIRETVEALDTRRRAPSDWTFRAAEQTAAEVERG from the coding sequence ATGACGGAGGGCGCCTTGTACACAGGCTTCTATGGACTGACTGAACGTCCCTTCGAGCTCTCTCCCGACCTCAGATACCTCTATCTGAGTGAGAAGCACCGGGACGCGCTCGCGCATCTGACGTACGGTGTCGAGGAACGCCGCGGCTTCGTGCAGCTGACCGGTGAGGTCGGAACCGGCAAGACGACTATGCTCGACGCGCTCGTGCAGGGTCTCGATGCGACCACGAAGGTGGCCTGGCTGACCAACACGACGATCGGTCGGACGGACCTCCTCCGCGCGCTTGCCTGGGAACTCGGCATCGAGGACGTCGGCAAGACGAAGATGGAGATCATGCGTCAGATCTCCGCGCAGCTCGTCAGGTGGACGGCCGACGGCAGGAATGCCGTCTTCGTCGTCGACGAAGGACAGAACCTCTCGAACGCGCTCCTCGAGGAGATCCGTCTGCTGTCGAATCTCCGGGCCATGGGGCGGGCGAGCCTTCAGATCGTGCTGGCCGGTCAGCCGGAGCTTCGAGAAGCGCTCGAACGGCGGGAGCTCAGACAGCTTCGTCAGCGCATCAGCATCCGGTACCATCTGGAGCCCCTGTCGAGGGAAGAGACAGGCAGGTACATCCGTCACCGGCTCGACGTGGCCGGTGTCGGGAAGCGCGAGATCTTCGAACGGAGCGCCATCGACGCGGTACACGAGTACTCGGGCGGCGTCCCGCGTCTCGTGAACGTCATCTGTGACAACGCGCTTCTGTCGGGCTACGCCGACGAACTGACGTGGATCGGGCGCAGGACCATCCGCGAGACGGTCGAGGCCCTCGATACCCGCCGGCGCGCGCCGTCCGACTGGACGTTCCGAGCCGCGGAGCAGACCGCAGCCGAGGTGGAGCGAGGCTGA
- a CDS encoding polysaccharide biosynthesis tyrosine autokinase — MGSKISKAMDRSRRESDREPKAPKDRAYGTSASEVQTPRIRPPISPTPEVRPSDSEEYQTLASEVFLALPETDSRVVMFTSAQVGTGTSTVAREFAWTIAERSELRTLLVDGDLRAPDQHRAFSIERSPGLTDHVLGGEPLGSCLHNLSGSRLSVMPAGREAMAPPRVFGDERIKGLIEELRDEYEYIVFDVPAVLSYSEGFTLSRSVDGVLLVVRSGGTKRALVERSIALLEDAGATVLGAVLNRRKFYIPQFVYDRL; from the coding sequence ATGGGCAGCAAGATATCCAAGGCCATGGATCGCTCGAGACGTGAGAGCGACCGGGAGCCGAAGGCTCCGAAAGACAGGGCGTACGGTACCTCCGCATCGGAGGTCCAGACGCCCCGCATCAGGCCGCCGATCAGTCCGACTCCCGAGGTTCGTCCGTCAGACAGTGAGGAGTACCAGACGCTGGCATCTGAGGTATTCCTCGCTCTGCCCGAGACGGACTCCCGCGTCGTGATGTTCACAAGCGCCCAGGTCGGCACCGGCACCAGTACGGTGGCGCGGGAGTTCGCCTGGACCATCGCAGAACGGAGCGAGCTACGGACCCTTCTCGTCGATGGTGACCTGAGGGCGCCCGACCAGCACCGGGCCTTCAGCATCGAGCGCTCGCCAGGTCTCACGGACCACGTGCTCGGAGGCGAGCCCCTTGGCTCCTGTCTTCACAACCTGAGCGGCAGCAGGCTCTCCGTGATGCCGGCCGGGCGAGAAGCCATGGCGCCTCCTCGCGTCTTCGGCGATGAGCGCATCAAGGGGCTCATCGAGGAACTCCGGGACGAATACGAGTACATCGTGTTCGACGTCCCCGCGGTTCTCTCGTACTCCGAGGGATTCACGCTCTCTCGTTCAGTCGACGGGGTTCTCCTCGTCGTCAGGTCCGGAGGCACGAAACGGGCCCTTGTTGAGCGCTCGATCGCTCTTCTGGAGGACGCCGGAGCAACTGTTCTAGGGGCCGTTCTGAACCGCAGGAAGTTCTACATCCCTCAGTTCGTCTACGATCGCCTCTAG
- a CDS encoding glycosyltransferase, with protein MMPTGGDIAFVTDARAWGGAEIYLSRIMSALNDSGWRVTLVASDREEVDGWLASVESDGVRVVRAAPHREIDRRAVERFSELLRGFPLVHVNKTAPRNSLPVIPAARRAGARHLVTTEHIVRPPVSHYPLGATVLTGLVRRTNRMVDRIIVVSEDSRRRYLRSYRPPADKVVAIHNGIDLTRFQKVGPRDEVRAELGLDASDLAATVVGRLTPGKGHDTLLDAAPAVLEAVPSLRLLLVGNGPLEEETRARADALGLGERVLFTGFRDDVPDLLAASDLFVLPSHGESFPLTVLEAMAAGLPVIASDVGGICEAVDHGRSGLLVPAAEPEALADALRRLGGDAGLRREMGERGRVRVERDFDERRSIEAVRSLYEDLDDADGGRP; from the coding sequence ATGATGCCGACCGGCGGAGACATCGCGTTCGTCACCGACGCCCGGGCCTGGGGGGGAGCCGAGATCTACCTCTCCCGCATCATGTCCGCACTCAACGACTCAGGGTGGCGCGTGACGCTCGTCGCATCCGACCGGGAAGAGGTCGACGGATGGTTGGCGTCGGTCGAGTCCGACGGCGTCCGCGTCGTCCGGGCGGCGCCCCACCGCGAGATCGACCGACGGGCGGTCGAGCGTTTCTCGGAGCTTCTGAGAGGATTCCCGCTGGTCCACGTGAACAAGACTGCGCCACGGAACAGCCTGCCGGTCATCCCGGCCGCGCGTCGCGCCGGGGCGCGGCATCTCGTGACGACCGAGCACATCGTCAGGCCGCCCGTCTCGCACTATCCGCTGGGAGCCACGGTGCTGACCGGGCTCGTGCGGCGAACGAACCGCATGGTCGACAGGATCATCGTGGTGTCGGAGGACAGCAGGCGAAGATATCTCAGGAGCTATCGCCCGCCGGCCGACAAGGTCGTCGCCATCCACAACGGAATCGACCTCACGCGCTTCCAGAAGGTCGGTCCGCGCGACGAGGTGCGGGCCGAGCTCGGGCTCGATGCGTCCGATCTTGCCGCGACCGTCGTCGGCCGTCTGACGCCCGGCAAGGGCCACGACACGCTGCTCGACGCGGCGCCGGCCGTGCTCGAGGCCGTGCCGTCGCTGAGGCTGCTGCTCGTCGGGAACGGCCCCCTGGAGGAGGAGACGCGGGCGCGGGCGGACGCCCTCGGCCTTGGGGAGCGCGTGCTCTTCACGGGGTTCCGCGACGACGTCCCAGATCTCCTGGCGGCCTCCGACCTCTTCGTCCTGCCGTCGCACGGGGAGAGCTTCCCCCTGACGGTGCTCGAGGCGATGGCGGCCGGGCTGCCGGTGATCGCCAGCGACGTCGGCGGGATCTGCGAGGCCGTCGATCACGGCCGGTCCGGTCTGCTGGTGCCGGCGGCCGAACCCGAGGCGCTCGCCGACGCGCTCCGGCGTCTCGGAGGCGACGCCGGGCTTCGGCGGGAGATGGGAGAGAGGGGACGCGTCAGGGTCGAGCGCGACTTCGACGAACGACGGTCGATCGAGGCGGTTCGCAGTCTGTACGAAGATCTCGACGATGCCGATGGAGGCCGCCCGTGA
- a CDS encoding glycosyltransferase has translation MTTPLKVLSINQFFYPDSYGGVERVAHETLRRLVERGHSVQLVGQRLRSEPPDVETVDGIVVNRYGSIDNSRKFGGRTLAALFGARGVLRRLARTGDFDVVLAHHYFPYYAYAGVTGAPRTPEVMTFHASYWQELRLEGADRNIGKPLESVLFGGLSRRAEASCLKRADSVIVLSDFSREQLGSYYPFALGKVVKIPGGVDLERFRPADDRARLRERLGLPGDRQVLFTARRLVPRMGLENLVDAFGGVLDSHPDTLLVIAGKGRLREPLLERGRELGLADRLRLVGFVEDDELVSYYQAADLFVLPSLAFEGFGMVTLEALACGTPAVGTPIGATPELLKPLAGQLVLGGTDAVAIRRGLSAVLEWLSDEEAARALRQQCRRYVERRYGWDVSVDRLEELLLELHSRGPRR, from the coding sequence GTGACGACACCTCTGAAGGTCCTCTCCATAAACCAGTTCTTCTATCCCGACAGCTACGGCGGCGTCGAGCGCGTCGCGCACGAGACGCTTCGGAGGCTCGTGGAGCGCGGGCACAGTGTGCAGCTCGTGGGGCAGCGCCTCCGCTCCGAGCCGCCCGATGTCGAGACCGTCGACGGGATCGTCGTCAATCGCTACGGCAGCATCGACAACAGCAGGAAGTTCGGGGGGAGAACGCTGGCCGCGCTCTTCGGAGCCCGGGGCGTGCTCAGGCGCCTCGCCCGGACGGGGGACTTCGACGTCGTCCTGGCGCATCACTACTTTCCCTACTACGCCTACGCGGGGGTGACGGGCGCTCCGAGGACGCCCGAGGTCATGACGTTCCACGCCTCGTACTGGCAGGAGCTCAGGCTCGAGGGTGCCGACCGGAACATCGGCAAGCCCCTGGAGTCGGTCCTCTTCGGAGGACTCTCGCGCAGGGCGGAAGCGTCCTGTCTGAAGCGTGCCGACAGCGTCATCGTCCTGAGCGACTTCTCCAGAGAACAGCTCGGGAGCTACTACCCGTTCGCTCTCGGGAAGGTCGTCAAGATACCCGGCGGCGTCGACCTGGAGCGTTTCCGCCCGGCCGACGACCGCGCCCGGCTCCGCGAGAGACTCGGACTGCCCGGCGACAGGCAGGTGCTCTTCACCGCGAGAAGACTCGTGCCCAGGATGGGGCTCGAGAACCTCGTCGACGCGTTCGGCGGCGTCCTCGATTCACACCCGGACACCCTCCTCGTGATCGCGGGCAAGGGGCGGCTCCGCGAGCCGCTCCTCGAGCGGGGACGCGAGCTGGGTCTGGCTGACCGGCTCAGGCTCGTCGGGTTCGTCGAGGACGACGAACTGGTGTCGTACTACCAGGCGGCCGACCTCTTCGTGCTGCCGTCGCTCGCCTTCGAGGGGTTCGGGATGGTGACGCTCGAGGCGCTCGCGTGCGGCACACCGGCGGTCGGCACGCCGATCGGCGCGACGCCCGAGCTTCTCAAGCCGCTCGCGGGCCAGCTGGTGCTCGGAGGCACGGATGCCGTCGCCATCAGGCGGGGACTCTCCGCCGTGCTCGAGTGGCTCTCGGACGAGGAGGCCGCGCGGGCGCTCCGGCAGCAGTGCCGCCGCTACGTGGAGCGACGCTACGGGTGGGATGTCTCCGTCGACCGGCTCGAGGAACTCCTGCTGGAGCTGCACTCGAGAGGACCGCGGCGATGA